The window TTCCCGGTACCAAAGTTCCCGGATTCTGTTAATGATTACCTTCCCAGTTACAATATCCACCTTTACAATCATGGCATTCACCCCCTAAGCATTAAAACCAAGGTAAATGCGGCCTACGTCAGTCACCATGCTGTCCGTTATCCGTTCACCGGCGGTAACTTCCAAAAGCCGGTCCAGGGATTTTACCAGTTGGCGAATCCCCCGGTTTACCGCCACGTCTATCATCATTTTTCTGGCGGAAGCTGTGAGGTTAACCCTTTCTAAAAATTTTGCCGCCTCGGGTTCGGTTAAACCATTGGTTGTGATATAATATCCTAGGCGGTCCCGAAGCCTAGCCAGTTCGGGTCTGTCTTCAGCTAACAATATTATTTTTTCTGCTAGGGGTTGGTTTCCGCATAAAACCACCCCTATATTTTTTGCCTTATCGTAGATACCACGCAGGGTTTCCAATACTTTTAACTTCACCTTGTCTGCTTCATCCACAATGAGCAGCCTGGGCCGTCTCTTAAGCTCTTTAACGATTTTATTTAAGAGAGTAGCCGAAGCCCCCCGGGCCTCTAAATGCAATCCCTCCGTAATTTCTGTCAAAACACTTTTGATGCTGCTGGTTTCATCGCAGGTAATCATTACCACGCCCTGATTTTCCTTGGCGTAATCCTCCAAAGCACGGGTTTTTCCGGCACCGGGGTCACCTACGACAATCCCAAATTCTTTTCGTTCCTGGCTTTTCCGGCATACACCGCGCACGCGCTGGTAATCATCCGTAATGATCGTGCCAAGTTCGGAAATATCAACGATATAGCCACTTTCAGGCACGTTTTCTTCCTCCTGGTCCTCAACCCATTTGCCAAGAGACTTCAAATACCCCTCAACCAATTCTTCAAACTTATCATTGCTAGGGTACTTTCCATTGATGTACAGAGAAATGGTCGAATGTGACTTACCCAGGGCCTTGGCGACGTCCGTGACTTTTGTTCCTTCATCTTTCACCAGACTATTTAAAATCGTTCTGGCCTTGGACCAGGTAGCCGCCAGAACCGTAGCAGTAGCAGTTGACATGGATTAACCTCCTTATATTTAACTTCCGGCCTGCAATAACATTTCATCAAAAATATTGGTCTTTTTCTTTGGCTTGGTTTTACCCGTGTCTTGAGTTTCCTTTGTGGCTTTCTTTTTACGCTGCTTGGCCACCGGCTCCATACCGGTCATTAGCTGCACCTGGGGAGTATCTTCCGATACTTTCCCGGTAAGCACGTGAGACCCAGCCTGTTTCCGTTCCTTGATGAGGGAGTCAAGGGAAACCTTCCGAATCCCTTTAAGCTGCTCCCGCAGTTCTTTGCGGAGGGATGCCCTCTGCTTTTGGAACTTAGTAAGATCGTCTCTGGTAGCCCCCCATGCCAACAATTCTTTGTTGGTGGCAGTACAGAGAAACTTTCCTGAACGAGGTGAGAATACCAGGATCTCTCCAATCCGGTTGGGATCGTAGCGGATAACCACCTTTTGACCCACCAGTTTGTCCAGGTCCGGATGATGGAACCAGCGCCGTTTTCCTCGGGAACCGAACTTTTCAATACCGCTGGTCTGTATCACGGCAGTTTCATTATCCATAAGGCAAATATCCAGTGTCCGTGCATCCGGCAACGCCTTAGTAACTTTTGGTGTTATGGCTACTTTCTGCAGCGGTGTCATGCCCAGACTGGAATGGACGGTATTATGATATTGGTGGAGGTAGACTTCCATTAAGTAGTTCAGTTCATCTAATTCCAGCAGCATATCCTGGGCGGCCATCTTCTTTTCATCCAGGTTATAGGGCCGTTGTTTGTTGTCTTTGCCGCAATATCCGGGCAAGTACCGGGCGAAGCGGTCTGTAAAGGTGCCAAACCATCTTTCCATGTGTCCCTTAGCATAAGGGGCGTAAGGGGTGGCAAACATTGGATTGATATTTAGCAGGTCACATACACTGCGGGTCTGACGGCTGTACTCAAAATCGTTACTTTTCTTTTGCTTTTTAACCTGGGATTTGTAGTCCTCACCATTATCAATATAGATGGTCTTGGGAACTCCGAAAATCGGTAGAGTTTCCCCAACATCAGCCAAAAGTTCTTCCTCACCCCAGCCCAGATCCCCAATAGATTTAGCCATAGGTTTGCTGAAGACCGGTTTTTCCCAGCCGGATCGAACTTTGGGGAGTATGCCATGACGCATGGCCAGGGCAATGGTCCGGCCATTGGCTTGGATCGAGAGGGCATAGCCAATAATGGTTCGGGTGGCTACATCCAACCAGGCTGTCATCCATGGC is drawn from Desulforamulus ruminis DSM 2154 and contains these coding sequences:
- a CDS encoding Mu transposase C-terminal domain-containing protein; this encodes MGEIYISTTKAAKLEGISRQMAHKKASAGDWIVKIAKIGKGGKSGMGFLIALSSLSSVARQRYCQNTIQEVKENQELAEVVELHPPVPVAPLNLAEIEAKIGKIRFEKILADADEKAAICEEALDVPDGSKKTQHRELVAAKYGISTRTLYGYIKEYQEGGRTALIRKLNGLGRETTRRTVSEELERVIRSLYLQPNKPKVSHVYDKVKKLLERESLEVPSRATIYRVVEDLNKYEPDLVCLAREGPEAYMKKFAIKATRSEPQFMNEVWEGDHHRLDVFIKYNGRPVRPWMTAWLDVATRTIIGYALSIQANGRTIALAMRHGILPKVRSGWEKPVFSKPMAKSIGDLGWGEEELLADVGETLPIFGVPKTIYIDNGEDYKSQVKKQKKSNDFEYSRQTRSVCDLLNINPMFATPYAPYAKGHMERWFGTFTDRFARYLPGYCGKDNKQRPYNLDEKKMAAQDMLLELDELNYLMEVYLHQYHNTVHSSLGMTPLQKVAITPKVTKALPDARTLDICLMDNETAVIQTSGIEKFGSRGKRRWFHHPDLDKLVGQKVVIRYDPNRIGEILVFSPRSGKFLCTATNKELLAWGATRDDLTKFQKQRASLRKELREQLKGIRKVSLDSLIKERKQAGSHVLTGKVSEDTPQVQLMTGMEPVAKQRKKKATKETQDTGKTKPKKKTNIFDEMLLQAGS
- a CDS encoding AAA family ATPase, which encodes MSTATATVLAATWSKARTILNSLVKDEGTKVTDVAKALGKSHSTISLYINGKYPSNDKFEELVEGYLKSLGKWVEDQEEENVPESGYIVDISELGTIITDDYQRVRGVCRKSQERKEFGIVVGDPGAGKTRALEDYAKENQGVVMITCDETSSIKSVLTEITEGLHLEARGASATLLNKIVKELKRRPRLLIVDEADKVKLKVLETLRGIYDKAKNIGVVLCGNQPLAEKIILLAEDRPELARLRDRLGYYITTNGLTEPEAAKFLERVNLTASARKMMIDVAVNRGIRQLVKSLDRLLEVTAGERITDSMVTDVGRIYLGFNA